The Deltaproteobacteria bacterium sequence AAAATCCATCCCTTGAAGACAGGGTAAGGGATGCAGGCACACTCAGTCCTGACAAGGCAAAGGAAATAGGAGTTGTTGGATTTGTGGCAAGGGCAAGCGGCCAGAACCTTGACTGCCGCATACAGAGTCCGTTCCCACCTTATAACATCATTATTCCTAATATAGCAGTCCTTCAATCAGGTGATGTCCACGCCCGCGCATGGGTGCGCATAGAGGAGATAAGGGAATCTATTAGAATCATTTGTGAGATATTGCATAATCTGCCAGACGGAGAGATTTCTAATCCAGATCTCCAGTCTCAAGCCTCCAGCCCACAGCCTCATATGGCTGGCTTTGCAGTTGTTGAAGGATGGCGCGGAGAAATTGTTTACTGGATTCAGTCCGGGCCAAAGGGTGAGATAAATCGGTGTATGGTGAGAGACCCGTCCAGCGTCAACTGGCTTGCTTTGGAGCAGGCGATTCATGGGAATATTGTCCCTGATTTTCCATTGTGTAATAAGAGTTTCAATCAGTCTTATTCAGGACACGACCTATGATTAGGATACTTCATCAGATATTCAGGACAGGTATTGTTACCGAGCCTCTTCCTCCTTTAGTAGAGGCTGAGATAAAAGAAGTAGGCGCAAGACTTGAAGAGACTATAAGAAAGCGTTTTCGCAGAAGCCTTACTATAAGGGAGGTAGATGCAGGTTCATGCAACGGCTGTGAACTTGAGATTCATGCTATAAATAATCCAATCTATAACTGCGAAAGATTTGGCATACGCTTTACCGCTTCCCCAAGGTTTGCAGATATGCTTTTAGTAACAGGGCCTGTTTCACGGAACATGGAGATTGCACTTAGCAGAACCTACAATGCCACACCTTCGCCGAAGCTTGTAGTAGCAGTTGGAGACTGTGGTTATAATGGAGGCATATTTGGCGAGAGTTATGCCTCCCTCGGCGGTATTGGAAAGGTTATTCCTGTAAATATTTATATTCCGGGATGTCCACCTGCGCCTATTGCCATATTGCAGGGTATTCTAAAAGTCATTGGGTGAAACGAGAATGAATAACATGGTACTAAATTGGTAAAGAGTATGACGCCGCTGGATTTAAAAAAAGAACCCCCGTTTCTTTCAAAAGGAACGGGGGTTCTTTTGTAGCCTTGACAATATTGTTCTACAAGACTAAATTATAATCGTAGTTGTTTGAACGGAGGATTATCAAATTATGCGGTTTGACAGATTTACCATAAAATCACAGGATGCGCTGCAGGAGGCGCAGTCAATTGCTGAAAGGCATCAGCACCAGGATGTTGACGACGGGCATCTTCTTCTTGCGCTTATTGGCCAGGAGGGGGGCATAGTTGCGCCCATAATTCAGAGGGTTGGGGCAAATATAAACTTGATAAAGGGCCAGATTGAGGATGCATTGAAAAAGCTTCCAAAGGTTTCCGGCGCCGGTGGGGAGGTATATCTTGCGCCTGGGCTAAAGAAGATTCTTGATAAGGCATTGGAAGAGGCGCAGAGGCTTAAGGACGAATTTGTATCAACTGAGCATATACTCATAGCAATCGCGAACGATAAGACAGGCGAGGCCAGCAGGATACTGTCAGCCCAGGGAGCTACTAAAGACACCATATTAAAGGCATTGGCATCTGTAAGGGGCAGTCAACGTGTAACAGATCAGAACCCTGAGGAAAAATATCAGGCCCTAATGCGTTATACAAGGGATCTGGTTGAGCTTGCGAGAAAGGGTAAGCTTGACCCTGTGATAGGCAGGGATGATGAGATACGGCGCGTTGTTCAGGTTCTTTCCAGAAGGACAAAAAATAATCCTGTCCTGA is a genomic window containing:
- a CDS encoding NADH-quinone oxidoreductase subunit B family protein encodes the protein MIRILHQIFRTGIVTEPLPPLVEAEIKEVGARLEETIRKRFRRSLTIREVDAGSCNGCELEIHAINNPIYNCERFGIRFTASPRFADMLLVTGPVSRNMEIALSRTYNATPSPKLVVAVGDCGYNGGIFGESYASLGGIGKVIPVNIYIPGCPPAPIAILQGILKVIG